In Nocardioides sp. zg-1228, a single window of DNA contains:
- a CDS encoding PrsW family intramembrane metalloprotease yields the protein MQRGRRDSVAFTVVVAALVLLGGLLMAAVIALSGAPGSLALAALLAAIPVGPLVGCFMWLDRYEPEPRNLLLAGLLWGAFAATGAAIVFQGISFAGGASEPETLSVVAPVTEELAKGAFLFLLLWWRRHELDGVLDGIVYAGMVGIGFAYTENILFLAAAYDGTDGLGPGGTTALTATFVVRCLISPFAHPFFTAFIGIGVGLAIASRRTSVRLLAPLVGLLLAAFLHGVWNTSTLTGTGDFVVVYGTLMFPAFVGVVAFAVYRRRSERPMLALALQDAADRGLLPATDIPWLVDLRARRHARRWARQQGGPLAERAMRDYQAAAIELGYLHHRYLRGTAPDDFAARGQEHVDELRRIRPYISFPGQVVPTR from the coding sequence ATGCAACGAGGCCGTCGCGACAGTGTCGCGTTCACCGTCGTGGTGGCTGCGTTGGTCCTCCTCGGGGGCCTCCTCATGGCCGCGGTCATCGCACTCTCCGGCGCTCCCGGGTCCCTGGCGCTGGCGGCACTCCTCGCCGCGATCCCGGTCGGCCCGCTGGTCGGCTGCTTCATGTGGCTCGACCGCTACGAGCCCGAGCCGCGCAACCTGCTCCTGGCCGGCCTGCTGTGGGGCGCGTTCGCCGCCACGGGAGCGGCGATCGTCTTCCAGGGCATCAGCTTCGCCGGCGGCGCGAGCGAGCCCGAGACGCTCAGCGTCGTCGCCCCTGTCACCGAGGAGCTGGCCAAGGGCGCCTTCCTCTTCCTGCTGCTCTGGTGGCGGCGCCACGAGCTCGACGGCGTCCTCGACGGCATCGTCTACGCCGGGATGGTCGGCATCGGCTTCGCCTACACCGAGAACATCCTCTTCCTCGCCGCCGCCTACGACGGCACCGACGGCCTCGGCCCCGGCGGCACGACGGCGCTCACCGCGACGTTCGTCGTGCGCTGCCTGATCAGCCCCTTCGCCCACCCGTTCTTCACGGCGTTCATCGGCATCGGCGTCGGCCTGGCCATCGCGTCGCGGCGGACGTCGGTGCGGCTCCTCGCGCCGCTCGTGGGGCTGCTGCTCGCGGCCTTCCTCCACGGGGTCTGGAACACCTCGACGCTCACCGGCACGGGCGACTTCGTCGTCGTCTACGGCACCTTGATGTTCCCGGCGTTCGTCGGGGTCGTCGCCTTCGCCGTCTACCGCCGCCGCTCCGAGCGCCCGATGCTCGCGCTCGCCCTCCAGGACGCCGCCGACCGCGGGCTGCTCCCCGCCACCGACATCCCGTGGCTGGTCGACCTGCGCGCCCGGCGCCACGCCCGCCGCTGGGCACGCCAGCAGGGCGGCCCGCTCGCCGAGCGCGCCATGCGCGACTACCAGGCCGCCGCCATCGAGCTCGGCTACCTCCACCACCGCTACCTGCGCGGCACGGCGCCCGACGACTTCGCCGCGCGCGGACAGGAGCACGTCGACGAGCTCCGCCGGATCCGCCCCTACATCTCCTTCCCCGGACAGGTGGTCCCCACCCGATGA